The following proteins are encoded in a genomic region of bacterium:
- a CDS encoding aldehyde dehydrogenase family protein, translated as IANATEYGLTGAVWTRDRYRIEKAKDTFHVGNLYINRKCTGAMVGAHPFGGFNMSGTDSKAGGMDYLGLFLQAKSIAERLI; from the coding sequence ATCGCCAATGCCACTGAATACGGCCTCACCGGCGCGGTGTGGACGCGGGACCGCTACCGGATCGAAAAAGCTAAAGACACCTTTCACGTCGGCAACCTGTACATCAACCGCAAATGCACCGGCGCCATGGTCGGCGCGCACCCCTTCGGCGGCTTTAACATGAGCGGCACGGATTCCAAAGCCGGCGGCATGGATTATTTGGGACTGTTCCTGCAGGCCAAATCCATTGCC